One genomic segment of Mastomys coucha isolate ucsf_1 unplaced genomic scaffold, UCSF_Mcou_1 pScaffold22, whole genome shotgun sequence includes these proteins:
- the Prss54 gene encoding LOW QUALITY PROTEIN: inactive serine protease 54 (The sequence of the model RefSeq protein was modified relative to this genomic sequence to represent the inferred CDS: deleted 1 base in 1 codon), with translation MVFAVLLSGDGRMRGMLLVLLYMSHSSSAICGIQKANFVDMLKENLVISAEFPWVVSIQDKRYTHLAFGCILSKFWILSTASALQDRKEVIAVVGISNMDPRKTDHREYSINTIIPHENFNNYSMSDNIALLKTESAMHFNDLVQAICFMGKKLHNPPALKSCWLAGWNPTSATGNHMTMSILRKISVNDIEACPFHRDRKTECASHIKEPNDVCLGEPGSPMMCQVKRLDLWILRGLLAYGGVSCPGVFLYTSVEDYSDWITAKTGKPGLSLSSLPFWENLISELPFHESSVALTENSSSVHSYTDWTHSYSQGQRMSTTYNKQKDAGQNFRVNEQPERGGPSKVAIQPMYYDYYGGEVGEGGAGSGQNRLHWSQERILMSFVLVFLVSGV, from the exons ATGGTGTTCGCTGTGCTTCTCTCTGGGGATGGCAGA ATGAGAGGgatgctgctggtgctgctgtaCATGTCCCACTCGTCATCTGCCA TTTGCGGCATCCAGAAAGCCAACTTCGTGGACATGTTAAAGGAGAACCTCGTGATCAGCGCCGAGTTCCCCTGGGTGGTGTCCATCCAGGACAAACGGTACACTCACCTGGCGTTCGGCTGCATTCTCAGCAAGTTCTGGATCCTCAGCACTGCCTCCGCTCTTCAGGACAG GAAGGAGGTTATTGCAGTTGTTGGTATATCTAACATGGATCCCCGAAAGACTGACCATAGAGAGTATTCAATCAATACCATCATCCCCCATGAGAACTTCAACAACTACTCAATGAGCGATAACATAGCCCTCCTGAAGACAGAATCTGCCATGCATTTCAATGACCTGGTCCAGGCCATCTGCTTCATGGGCAAAAAGCTACATAATCCACCAGCCTTGAAGAGCTGCTGGCTAGCAGGATGGAATCCCACGTCTGCA ACAGGAAATCACATGACAATGAGTATCCTGAGGAAAATCTCCGTGAATGACATTGAAGCATGTCCTTTTCATAGAGATAGGAAAACAGAATGTGCCAGTCACATAAAGGAACCCAACGATGTTTGCCTG GGGGAGCCAGGAAGCCCCATGATGTGCCAGGTAAAGCGTCTGGATCTCTGGATCCTGAGGGGACTCCTGGCCTATGGAGGTGTCTCGTGCCCTGGCGTGTTTCTCTACACCAGTGTGGAAGACTACAGCGACTGGATCACGGCCAAGACAGGGAAGCCTGGCCTTTCCCTGTCCTCACTCCCCTTCTGGGAGAACTTGATCTCTGAGCTCCCTTTTCACGAATCAAGTGTTGCCCTGACAGAGAATTCATCTTCTGTACATAGCTATACTGACTGGACCCACTCCTACTCTCAAGGACAAAGAATGTCCACTACATACAACAAGCAGAAGGATGCTGGGCAGAACTTCAGGGTAAACGAGCAACCGGAAAGAGGCGGGCCTTCCAAGGTGGCTATTCAACCCATGTACTATGACTACTacggtggggaggtgggggaaggtgGGGCTGGGTCTGGCCAGAACAGGCtgcattggtcccaagaaaggaTCTTGATGTCCTTCGTGCTTGTTTTCTTGGTCAGCGGAGTCTAG